The proteins below are encoded in one region of Fibrella aestuarina BUZ 2:
- a CDS encoding cytochrome-c peroxidase — MRGWQGIGLAVSVALWGWVVGCKQTPTTEPVKPEPPVTPSTGTPLNWQKPANFPDPTYDFANNPLTKEGVLLGRTLFYDALLSKDGTISCAFCHSPFTGFSHTDHPLSHGIRDQTGTRNVPGIQNLAWRNTFFWDGGIIDLDLLPIAPIQNPIEMDETFPNVLTKVRTSGRYRPLFRAAFGSDSISSDRFLKALSQFMLTMVSSNSTYDKVARKEGGAALTEAAQRGLTLFQQKCASCHKEPFFTDQGFRNNGLPQLATAKIDDKGRYAITAQDADLYKFRVPSLRNVEFTPPYMHDGRFSSLQQVLRHYATGVQDSPYLDPLLKQNGQVGIPMTVQEQNDIISFLYTLTDYTFLQNPDLQPLR; from the coding sequence ATGAGGGGATGGCAGGGCATCGGATTGGCTGTGAGTGTGGCGCTCTGGGGCTGGGTGGTTGGCTGCAAGCAAACGCCCACCACCGAACCCGTCAAGCCCGAACCACCCGTTACCCCATCGACGGGCACGCCGCTCAATTGGCAGAAACCCGCCAATTTTCCTGATCCAACGTACGATTTTGCCAATAACCCGCTCACCAAAGAGGGCGTGCTGCTTGGCCGGACGCTCTTCTACGATGCGCTGCTGTCGAAAGACGGCACCATTTCGTGCGCTTTCTGCCACTCGCCTTTTACCGGTTTTTCGCATACCGACCACCCGCTGAGCCACGGCATCCGCGACCAGACGGGTACCCGCAACGTACCTGGCATTCAGAACCTGGCCTGGCGCAACACGTTTTTCTGGGATGGCGGCATCATCGACCTCGATCTGCTGCCCATCGCACCCATACAGAATCCCATCGAGATGGACGAAACGTTCCCCAACGTGCTGACGAAGGTGCGGACGAGTGGGCGTTACCGGCCCCTGTTTCGGGCGGCGTTTGGCTCGGATTCCATCAGCAGCGACCGGTTTCTGAAGGCGCTCTCGCAGTTCATGCTGACGATGGTATCGAGCAATTCGACGTATGATAAAGTGGCGCGGAAGGAGGGGGGCGCGGCACTGACAGAGGCTGCTCAGCGCGGACTGACGCTGTTTCAGCAAAAGTGCGCCAGTTGCCATAAAGAGCCGTTTTTTACCGACCAGGGCTTCCGTAACAACGGCCTGCCTCAACTGGCCACCGCCAAAATCGACGATAAGGGTCGGTACGCCATCACGGCGCAGGACGCTGACCTGTACAAGTTTCGGGTGCCGAGTCTGCGCAACGTAGAATTTACGCCGCCTTACATGCACGACGGCCGGTTTTCGAGCCTGCAACAAGTGTTGCGCCACTACGCCACCGGCGTTCAGGACAGCCCCTACCTTGACCCCCTGTTGAAACAAAACGGTCAGGTCGGTATTCCGATGACGGTGCAGGAGCAGAACGACATTATCTCGTTTCTGTACACGCTGACCGATTATACCTTCCTGCAAAACCCTGATCTACAGCCGTTGAGGTGA
- a CDS encoding MbnP family protein, with amino-acid sequence MNRFYALLFVSLAIFSCKSSLDPGTGSLDLSLQHTVNGSPLVLTTKTYQNKAGESFVVSKFDYFLTNIRLLRTDGSAYTVPQDDSYFLVRSSDPTSQSMSLNNIPAGDYSQLEFMIGVDSLRNTADVSRRKGVLDPGSSHTSGMYWDWNTGYIHLKLEGTSPAAPVDATGNRNFRYHIGLFGGYQSRTLNNLRTVRVPLSSSGNTLNIGTDQRTRLVVLADAGKLFDGPTPISIAQYPDVMVSPVSATIANNYATMFSFGLSTLEQK; translated from the coding sequence ATGAACCGGTTTTACGCACTGCTTTTTGTTAGTCTGGCGATTTTTTCCTGTAAATCGAGCCTCGATCCGGGCACGGGTAGCCTCGATCTGTCGCTGCAACATACGGTCAACGGGAGCCCGTTGGTGCTGACTACCAAGACCTACCAGAACAAGGCCGGGGAGTCGTTTGTCGTTTCTAAATTCGATTATTTCCTGACTAACATCCGGCTGCTTCGGACCGACGGCTCGGCCTACACGGTGCCGCAGGACGATAGCTATTTTCTGGTTCGCTCCTCGGACCCGACCTCGCAGAGTATGTCGCTCAACAACATTCCGGCGGGCGATTACAGTCAACTGGAATTCATGATTGGGGTGGACAGCCTGCGCAACACCGCCGACGTGAGCCGGCGCAAAGGCGTACTCGACCCCGGCAGCAGCCATACCAGCGGGATGTATTGGGACTGGAATACGGGCTATATTCACCTGAAACTGGAAGGCACGTCGCCCGCCGCCCCGGTTGATGCCACCGGCAATCGCAATTTCCGCTATCACATTGGGCTGTTTGGCGGCTATCAGTCGCGCACCCTCAACAACCTGCGCACGGTGCGGGTGCCGCTGAGCAGTTCGGGCAACACCCTCAACATCGGCACCGACCAACGTACCCGGCTGGTCGTGCTGGCCGATGCCGGTAAACTCTTCGACGGTCCCACGCCGATCAGCATCGCCCAGTACCCCGACGTGATGGTGTCGCCGGTGTCGGCCACGATCGCCAACAATTACGCGACGATGTTCTCGTTTGGCCTGTCAACGCTGGAGCAAAAATGA
- a CDS encoding MBL fold metallo-hydrolase: protein MNRLKRMLFYILLVIALLGLGTYLFMQTAPFGGVPADVRLTRIEQSKHWSKGAFQNVEPTDVMRRDASYWAMLTDNFRKPADVEPQQPLSTVRTDLRNLPAVGTTVVWFGHSSYLIKSGGVTVLVDPVFSGYASPVPVFGKAFPGADAYTVADMPPIDLLVITHDHYDHLDYETVKGLSNKVKRVVTALGVGVHLERWGYDPTRISELDWDETATLSDGFTLTAVPARHFSGRGIRRGQTLWSAFVMDLNGQRLFLGGDSGYGPHFRSIGQQHGPFDLALLECGQYGRDWPSIHMFPNEVAKAANDLGAKVLLPVHWGKFALAFHPWTEPINQLTAAVSDTASLRVTTPRIGEPVPLGGVLPTSRWWAQ from the coding sequence ATGAATCGCCTGAAACGAATGCTGTTCTATATCCTACTTGTTATTGCCCTGTTGGGCCTGGGTACGTACCTGTTTATGCAAACGGCGCCTTTTGGCGGCGTGCCCGCCGATGTTCGCCTGACGCGCATCGAACAATCGAAACACTGGAGCAAAGGGGCTTTCCAGAATGTTGAGCCGACCGACGTGATGCGCCGCGATGCCTCGTACTGGGCTATGCTGACCGATAATTTCCGGAAACCCGCCGACGTGGAGCCCCAACAGCCGTTATCGACTGTCAGGACCGATCTCCGCAACCTGCCCGCTGTTGGCACTACCGTCGTCTGGTTTGGCCATTCGTCGTACCTGATCAAATCGGGTGGCGTTACGGTGCTGGTCGATCCGGTATTTTCGGGCTATGCATCGCCCGTGCCGGTTTTCGGGAAAGCGTTTCCCGGCGCGGATGCGTATACGGTTGCCGATATGCCGCCGATTGATCTGCTGGTGATTACCCACGACCATTACGACCACCTCGACTACGAAACGGTGAAGGGGCTGAGCAACAAAGTAAAGCGGGTCGTGACTGCCCTCGGTGTGGGCGTACACCTCGAACGGTGGGGCTACGACCCGACCCGGATTTCGGAGTTGGACTGGGACGAAACGGCCACCCTGTCAGACGGCTTTACGCTGACGGCGGTACCGGCCCGGCATTTTTCGGGGCGTGGTATCCGGCGGGGTCAAACCCTGTGGAGCGCCTTCGTGATGGACCTGAATGGCCAACGCCTGTTTCTGGGTGGTGATTCGGGCTACGGGCCGCACTTCAGAAGCATTGGGCAGCAACACGGTCCGTTCGACCTCGCCCTGCTCGAATGTGGGCAGTATGGCCGCGACTGGCCCAGTATCCACATGTTTCCCAACGAAGTGGCCAAAGCGGCCAACGACCTGGGTGCCAAGGTGCTGCTGCCCGTACACTGGGGAAAGTTCGCGCTGGCGTTTCACCCCTGGACGGAGCCGATCAACCAGTTGACGGCGGCCGTGAGCGATACGGCTTCGCTGCGCGTAACGACACCCCGTATCGGCGAGCCCGTACCGCTGGGGGGCGTGTTGCCCACAAGCCGCTGGTGGGCCCAATAG
- a CDS encoding carboxypeptidase-like regulatory domain-containing protein has product MSVLIDDYDSFCNYAPVNMGIMGGFLFQLRWVIIGLLLSSVGLAQSPVLLRGRLVDSQTGQPLPYAALYVPRLKVGTVANGDGRFQLHIDQAAPTDSLRLSMVGHQTRYVALRQLTDHAEALTLALVPAAQHLNEVVVRPIDPVDLVVKAVRRIHKNYPDQPAMMTGFYREWVREKEFLVQSEGQLELYKASYGRSSSADAVRMLKGRRKPLPTYFLSGTDTCHLPNITNGPHLGIMLDIAKLTNLGTFLLPFGEAGYTYAYEGMTSVDDRDAYIISFTPRLGPSPRNSAFFEGKVLIEKSSLAIVKAHFTLSSNGRMHVNNGLRIYQLPIHLLYRHYLITYQPLDGRYTLHHAQVENHYQYTARPAQLIRNLMDFVVTKTSFDNVQKFARRDVITENQSFSERVMDFDDSFWANDNVIVEEQ; this is encoded by the coding sequence ATGTCTGTTTTAATTGACGATTACGATTCGTTTTGTAACTATGCCCCGGTCAACATGGGCATCATGGGTGGGTTTCTTTTTCAGCTTCGGTGGGTCATCATCGGTTTGCTGCTATCGTCGGTAGGGCTGGCGCAGTCACCGGTGCTGCTTCGGGGGCGGCTGGTCGATAGTCAAACGGGCCAACCCCTTCCCTATGCCGCCCTGTACGTCCCCCGCCTCAAGGTCGGCACCGTCGCTAATGGCGATGGTCGTTTCCAACTCCACATCGATCAGGCTGCGCCCACTGATAGCCTGCGCCTTTCGATGGTAGGTCATCAGACCCGGTACGTGGCGCTCCGCCAGCTGACCGACCACGCAGAGGCGCTGACCTTGGCGCTTGTGCCCGCCGCACAACACTTAAACGAGGTCGTCGTGCGTCCCATTGACCCGGTCGATCTGGTGGTGAAGGCAGTGCGGCGCATTCACAAGAACTACCCTGATCAGCCGGCTATGATGACCGGTTTCTACCGGGAATGGGTACGTGAGAAGGAATTTTTGGTGCAGAGCGAAGGGCAATTGGAGTTGTATAAAGCCAGTTATGGGCGCAGCAGTTCGGCCGATGCCGTGCGGATGCTAAAAGGTCGCCGCAAACCGCTGCCCACTTATTTTTTGTCAGGAACGGATACCTGCCACCTGCCCAATATCACCAACGGCCCGCATCTGGGCATCATGCTCGACATTGCCAAACTAACCAACTTGGGTACGTTCCTGCTCCCATTTGGTGAGGCTGGTTATACCTACGCGTACGAGGGCATGACGTCGGTCGACGATCGCGACGCGTACATCATCTCGTTTACACCCCGTTTGGGTCCGTCGCCACGCAACAGCGCTTTTTTCGAGGGGAAGGTACTGATCGAAAAATCGTCGTTAGCTATCGTAAAAGCCCATTTTACGCTGTCGTCCAATGGGCGTATGCACGTCAACAACGGGTTGCGCATTTATCAGTTACCCATTCATCTGCTGTATCGGCATTACCTCATCACCTACCAACCACTCGACGGGCGATACACGCTACATCATGCGCAGGTCGAAAACCACTATCAGTACACCGCCAGACCGGCTCAGCTAATCCGTAACCTGATGGACTTCGTGGTGACCAAAACCAGTTTCGACAACGTCCAGAAATTTGCCCGCCGGGACGTAATCACCGAAAACCAGTCCTTTTCGGAACGGGTCATGGACTTTGACGATAGCTTTTGGGCCAATGACAACGTCATTGTCGAGGAGCAGTGA
- a CDS encoding T9SS type A sorting domain-containing protein, with protein sequence MKKLYALLGLLAIARVGCSQSNPAPFDLSSGNYTFVSWDGASAAGTYPPNMVFQTSRDGEDNLFNPLAPGTGDYQCAYNLTARSRLLGKGSAGISFLNTAEAQFNDCVGGTVSNTRFVGSAVVALNTTGRDGIIVSWTGGTVASGGRPYAIQLQYRVGTSGNFTNVAGAAYVASTTGTSQAFSLVLPSTVNDQPVVQLRWVYYQTGTGSGTRPELRLDDITIGSTPLPVTYLDFKAEPLGKTTRLSWATASEVNNASFSIERSADAATYATLGRITGSGTTTARQTYTFTDEAPAPGWNYYRLRQTDNDGAASVSRPLAVWAGTDITAQVFPNPTHDRLQVRWPTAEQTTPAYILLYDALGILRRKTSRAGDVTDLTVSDLPVGLYLIHLQQQGQPTITRHVLIN encoded by the coding sequence ATGAAAAAGCTGTACGCGTTGTTAGGTCTATTAGCCATAGCGCGGGTCGGGTGTAGCCAGTCAAATCCGGCTCCATTCGACCTTTCGTCGGGAAACTACACCTTCGTCAGCTGGGACGGAGCTTCGGCGGCGGGTACCTATCCCCCCAACATGGTTTTCCAGACATCGCGCGACGGAGAAGATAACCTGTTTAACCCATTGGCCCCCGGTACCGGCGATTACCAATGCGCTTATAACCTGACGGCTCGCTCGCGTTTGCTAGGGAAGGGTAGCGCCGGAATCAGTTTTCTGAATACAGCCGAAGCGCAGTTTAACGATTGCGTGGGGGGAACAGTCAGCAATACACGCTTCGTAGGTAGCGCGGTAGTCGCGCTAAACACAACTGGCCGCGATGGGATTATCGTGAGCTGGACGGGTGGGACCGTAGCATCGGGTGGGCGCCCCTATGCCATTCAGTTGCAATACCGGGTTGGCACAAGTGGCAACTTTACCAACGTTGCGGGTGCGGCTTACGTGGCCTCGACAACCGGCACCAGTCAGGCGTTCAGCCTAGTGCTTCCCAGTACCGTCAACGATCAGCCGGTTGTGCAGTTGCGTTGGGTCTATTACCAGACGGGCACAGGCAGTGGTACGCGCCCCGAACTACGCCTCGACGACATTACCATCGGCTCGACGCCGCTGCCGGTAACGTACCTAGACTTCAAGGCCGAACCGCTCGGGAAAACTACCCGCCTCAGTTGGGCAACGGCCTCCGAAGTCAACAACGCTTCATTCAGCATCGAGCGTAGCGCCGACGCGGCAACTTACGCCACCTTGGGCCGCATAACCGGCAGCGGTACCACCACCGCCCGCCAGACGTATACCTTCACCGACGAAGCCCCCGCTCCCGGCTGGAACTACTACCGCCTTCGCCAGACCGACAACGACGGAGCCGCGTCCGTATCGCGGCCGTTGGCCGTTTGGGCTGGGACCGACATCACAGCGCAGGTGTTTCCGAACCCAACCCACGACCGCCTTCAGGTACGTTGGCCAACGGCCGAACAGACAACGCCAGCCTACATATTGCTCTATGATGCGTTGGGTATACTGCGCCGTAAAACGTCCCGCGCGGGTGATGTTACGGACCTGACGGTGAGTGATCTGCCCGTTGGTCTGTACCTGATACACCTACAGCAACAGGGTCAGCCCACTATAACCCGCCACGTGCTGATTAACTAG
- a CDS encoding cation diffusion facilitator family transporter translates to MHAHDHSHNHTAHSHATTITTINRALMIGAAVNILYVLVEAGVGLYTGSVALLADAGHNLSDVAGLLLSLLAFRLARVKSSPTFTYGYRKSTVLASLANAVLLLLAVGAILLESIQRFKHPSSIPGGTVAWVAALGIVVNAASALLFFRNKEHDLNMRGAYLHLLADALVSVGVVISGLLMRYTGWFWLDAAVGILVAIVILVGTWRLLTDSLRLTLDGVPANIMLADVRQTIQDVPGVVAVEHIHVWAMSTTETALTAHLTLDTSLSADQIAALKKEVRHELEHLNISHATLETN, encoded by the coding sequence ATGCACGCGCACGATCATTCACACAACCACACTGCTCACTCACACGCCACCACGATCACAACCATCAACCGGGCCCTGATGATTGGGGCGGCGGTCAACATTCTTTATGTGCTGGTCGAAGCCGGGGTGGGGCTATATACGGGCTCGGTGGCTTTGCTGGCCGACGCGGGGCACAATTTAAGCGATGTGGCGGGCTTGTTGCTCTCCCTGCTGGCTTTTCGGCTGGCGCGGGTAAAGTCGTCACCAACGTTTACGTATGGGTATCGAAAAAGTACGGTGCTGGCCTCGCTGGCTAATGCGGTGCTGTTGCTACTGGCCGTCGGGGCCATTCTGCTGGAAAGTATTCAGCGTTTCAAGCACCCTAGCTCCATTCCGGGGGGGACGGTGGCCTGGGTAGCTGCTCTGGGGATTGTGGTCAACGCGGCGTCAGCACTGCTTTTTTTTCGCAACAAAGAACACGACCTAAACATGCGCGGCGCGTACCTGCACCTGCTGGCCGATGCGCTCGTATCGGTTGGCGTGGTGATCTCCGGGTTACTGATGCGTTACACAGGCTGGTTCTGGCTCGACGCGGCCGTGGGTATCCTGGTTGCGATCGTGATTCTGGTGGGTACATGGCGGCTGCTTACCGACAGCCTGCGCCTGACGCTCGATGGTGTACCCGCCAACATCATGCTCGCCGACGTGCGGCAGACGATTCAGGACGTTCCGGGGGTCGTGGCGGTAGAGCACATACACGTATGGGCCATGAGCACAACCGAAACCGCCCTCACAGCCCACCTTACGCTCGACACTAGTTTGTCGGCAGATCAAATCGCCGCCCTAAAAAAAGAGGTGCGCCACGAGCTGGAGCACCTCAACATTAGCCACGCAACGCTGGAGACGAATTGA
- a CDS encoding PD-(D/E)XK nuclease-like domain-containing protein, with protein MTPSLLTDQLMGWVRAGMALPGDYRTLPRVSNSDLTRLKEEQLGYTNGKQPTARWGAESASRFGNRAFGKAFHQHLLEPESVATVLEQLLPDLTNDRLMTDALGGDLTTDNTPTSLTQTIRHDSFCRRYLRMAERDRVVLFTDPVTQVACKARLDLVYTSPKRHNALVLDFKTTSARTQAQFLQSCYDYDYDRQAAFYLDSLQHADSGEWDTTRRFRFVLVGVTKQAPHRLFAVDATALPGFVDYGRKKYRFWLKKWQETNGLPD; from the coding sequence ATGACTCCCTCTTTGTTGACCGACCAACTGATGGGCTGGGTACGTGCCGGCATGGCCTTACCCGGCGATTACCGCACGTTGCCGCGCGTATCGAACTCCGACCTGACGCGCCTGAAGGAAGAGCAACTAGGCTACACCAATGGCAAGCAGCCAACGGCGCGTTGGGGGGCTGAATCGGCCAGCCGTTTTGGCAACCGGGCGTTTGGCAAAGCTTTTCATCAGCACCTGCTCGAACCCGAATCGGTAGCGACGGTGCTTGAGCAGCTATTGCCCGACCTGACCAACGATCGGCTCATGACGGATGCCCTGGGTGGCGACCTGACTACGGATAACACCCCAACGAGCCTGACGCAGACGATCCGGCACGACTCGTTTTGCCGGCGTTACCTGCGCATGGCCGAACGCGACCGGGTGGTGCTGTTTACGGACCCGGTTACGCAGGTGGCCTGCAAGGCGCGCCTCGATCTGGTCTACACGAGCCCCAAACGCCACAACGCGCTGGTGCTTGACTTCAAGACGACGTCGGCCCGCACGCAGGCGCAGTTTCTGCAAAGCTGTTACGACTACGACTACGACCGGCAGGCGGCGTTTTACCTCGACAGCCTGCAACATGCCGATTCGGGTGAATGGGATACCACCCGGCGGTTCCGGTTTGTGCTGGTTGGCGTGACCAAACAGGCCCCGCATCGGCTGTTTGCGGTGGACGCCACGGCCCTGCCCGGCTTCGTTGACTACGGTCGCAAAAAGTACCGCTTTTGGCTTAAAAAATGGCAGGAAACCAACGGGTTACCGGATTAA
- a CDS encoding 3-keto-disaccharide hydrolase: protein MNRMKTTLGIALITLVIGTSATTLKEPLKGKWESLFDGKTLTGWHTYKKAGQPVSANWKAEDGAIHFTGGRGGGDLLTDKEYGNFELEMEWKISEGGNSGIIYHVSEDPKYNATYFTGPEVQVLDDERHPDAKAGVSGNHKAGSLYDMLPPADLNAVKPAGQWNKVRIVIANSKGEHYLNGKKVVEYPTTGPEWDKMVAASKFKAWDGFGKYATGRIALQDHGNEVWFRNIRIREL, encoded by the coding sequence ATGAACCGCATGAAAACAACGCTGGGTATCGCCCTGATTACCCTGGTTATCGGCACCAGCGCAACGACCCTGAAAGAGCCCCTGAAAGGCAAGTGGGAAAGCCTGTTTGACGGTAAAACGCTCACCGGCTGGCATACCTACAAAAAAGCGGGTCAACCCGTTTCTGCTAATTGGAAAGCCGAAGATGGCGCGATCCATTTTACCGGCGGCCGGGGCGGCGGCGACCTGCTGACCGACAAAGAGTACGGCAACTTTGAACTGGAAATGGAGTGGAAAATTTCGGAGGGCGGCAACAGCGGCATCATCTACCACGTTTCGGAAGACCCCAAATACAACGCTACGTACTTCACCGGCCCGGAAGTGCAAGTGCTCGACGATGAGCGCCACCCCGACGCCAAAGCGGGCGTTAGCGGCAACCACAAAGCCGGTTCGCTCTACGATATGCTGCCCCCCGCCGACCTGAACGCCGTGAAACCCGCCGGCCAGTGGAACAAGGTGCGCATCGTGATTGCCAACAGCAAAGGCGAGCATTACCTCAATGGCAAGAAGGTTGTCGAGTATCCCACCACCGGCCCCGAGTGGGACAAGATGGTGGCCGCCAGCAAGTTTAAGGCCTGGGATGGCTTCGGCAAATACGCTACTGGCCGGATCGCCCTGCAAGACCACGGCAACGAAGTATGGTTCCGTAACATCCGAATCAGAGAGCTTTAA
- a CDS encoding hydroxypyruvate isomerase family protein has product MQRRNALRTLTGTALSLTAVPSFSQLMKEKEPLAPTQPAAAALKGNINHSVCRWCYSKISLEDLCKAAKSIGIKSIELVGPEEWPTLQKYGLTSALPWGAGKGITDGFNDPKLHDELVASYEGIFPKLKAAGLTTVICFSGNRRGMSDEVGIENCAKGLKRLMPSAEKYGITMIMELLNSKVDHKDYMCDHTAWGVKLCKAVGSERFKLLYDIYHMQIMEGDIIRTIRDSSPYIGHYHTGGNPGRNEIDETQEINYPAVMKAIVATGYKGFVAQEFIPKRDPLTSLREAVNLCDV; this is encoded by the coding sequence ATGCAACGTCGCAACGCCCTCCGAACCCTAACCGGTACTGCCCTGTCGCTGACAGCCGTACCTTCTTTTTCGCAGCTTATGAAAGAAAAAGAGCCCCTTGCTCCCACCCAACCGGCAGCTGCTGCTCTGAAAGGTAACATCAACCATTCGGTATGTCGCTGGTGTTACTCGAAAATTTCGTTGGAAGACCTCTGCAAGGCGGCCAAATCGATCGGTATCAAATCGATTGAGTTGGTTGGCCCCGAGGAGTGGCCGACGCTCCAGAAATACGGCCTGACCTCGGCCCTGCCGTGGGGCGCCGGCAAAGGCATCACCGATGGCTTCAACGATCCCAAGCTGCATGATGAGCTGGTAGCCAGTTACGAGGGTATTTTTCCGAAGCTCAAAGCAGCGGGCCTCACCACCGTGATCTGTTTCTCGGGTAACCGCCGGGGCATGAGCGACGAGGTGGGCATCGAGAACTGCGCAAAAGGCCTTAAGCGCCTCATGCCCAGCGCCGAGAAATACGGCATCACGATGATTATGGAATTACTCAACAGCAAGGTTGACCACAAAGACTACATGTGCGACCACACTGCCTGGGGCGTCAAGTTGTGCAAAGCGGTCGGCTCTGAGCGCTTTAAACTCCTGTATGACATCTACCACATGCAGATCATGGAGGGCGACATCATCCGTACCATCCGCGATAGCAGCCCGTACATCGGGCATTACCACACGGGTGGCAATCCGGGCCGGAACGAGATCGACGAAACGCAGGAGATCAACTACCCGGCCGTGATGAAAGCCATTGTGGCCACGGGCTACAAAGGGTTTGTCGCCCAGGAATTTATTCCCAAGCGCGACCCACTCACTAGCCTCCGCGAGGCGGTTAACCTGTGTGACGTATAA